Proteins from a single region of Runella sp. SP2:
- a CDS encoding Lrp/AsnC family transcriptional regulator, producing the protein MEEPLDEYDRLILQQLERDARKAYSAIADDLQISNTMVHQRVGKLKRIGILKGSTIVLNERKLGYEWGAFTGITLKEDSDSEKIIDALKQIPEVTECYYITGKYTLYIRIVARSNEHMRKVLYEKIDHIPGVLKTESLIDFGAAFKRNVPIEE; encoded by the coding sequence ATGGAAGAACCACTTGACGAATATGACCGACTTATTTTGCAGCAACTCGAACGAGACGCCCGCAAAGCTTATTCGGCCATCGCCGACGATTTACAGATTTCGAATACCATGGTGCATCAACGGGTAGGAAAGTTGAAACGGATTGGTATCTTAAAAGGAAGCACGATTGTATTAAACGAACGAAAATTAGGCTACGAATGGGGGGCTTTTACGGGCATTACCCTCAAAGAAGACTCCGATTCTGAAAAAATTATTGACGCACTCAAGCAAATCCCCGAAGTCACTGAGTGTTATTATATTACAGGAAAATATACGCTTTATATTCGCATCGTAGCACGCAGCAACGAGCACATGCGCAAAGTTTTATACGAAAAAATAGACCATATCCCTGGCGTTCTCAAAACCGAATCGCTGATTGATTTTGGGGCAGCCTTCAAACGAAATGTACCCATCGAAGAATAA
- a CDS encoding zinc-dependent metalloprotease, translating into MFKQLLFLATALSFSAIAQDRRPTTPPAASGTPTATAPAAPAAAPKAGPKPYKEVITDKSKTTKGLFIVHKIDEKYFFELPDSLLGREMMAITRLSQSSTTPGSVGLPAYGGELLNRQVVRFEKGPENKIFMRSVAFINVSDDVNSPIYKAVRNSNLDPIAMAFDVKAVRKDTSVVIEVTDFFKSDNTVISMAPIVRQAYKLTMIQNDRTYIQSIKSFPINTEVKVVKTYGVTPPTPSFGPSTSPIPSVNLPAGSIAGAVTMELNTSFIVLPAVPMKQRLFDLRVGYFANGYTVYGENSQRTEDKTFVVRWRLEPKNKADEERQRRGELIEPKKPIVFYIDPATPKQWRKYLKMGVDDWNVAFEKAGWKNAIRGEILADNDTTISMEDARYSAIRYFASDIENAYGPNVHDPRTGEILESHIGWYHNVMKLLKKWYMTQAAAADPRARKNKFDDELMGQLIRFVSSHEVGHTLGLRHNYGASTATPVEKLRDKEFITKNGHTSSIMDYARFNYVAQPEDGVTDFFPRIGDYDIWAIEWAYKPIYDTKTAEEDKLVLNKWYKEKALPNRRLWFLTETNPYDPRSQNEDIGDNAMLASGYGIKNLQRIVPNLIEWTKQEGEDYEMLEEGFNEVVTQFRRYMGHVTKNVGGIYETPKSMDQEGAVYEPTPKKMQKDAVAFLNQQLFNTPKWILDENILRRIRPDMGVDFISKIQETTLNSLFASDRLQRMIEMTEKTTDAYSMDELFADVKGGVWGELKTRKAADAHRRNLQKIYVERMIATLNAPAAAGFPTTTPMKMFGAVVAPSVDIRKNDVQSMVRAHLTSLQGEIQAALPTITDKMTKYHLQDCVFRIKKALDPK; encoded by the coding sequence ATGTTTAAACAACTCCTTTTTTTGGCCACAGCACTTAGCTTTTCGGCCATCGCGCAAGACCGCCGCCCCACCACGCCACCCGCAGCCAGTGGCACCCCAACGGCAACGGCACCCGCAGCACCAGCCGCTGCCCCTAAGGCAGGCCCCAAGCCTTACAAAGAAGTAATTACCGACAAAAGTAAGACGACCAAGGGCTTATTCATCGTTCATAAAATTGATGAAAAATACTTCTTTGAACTTCCTGATTCGCTACTCGGTCGCGAAATGATGGCCATCACGCGCCTCTCCCAGTCTAGTACCACACCTGGGTCGGTAGGTTTGCCTGCCTACGGTGGAGAATTGCTTAATCGCCAAGTAGTTCGCTTTGAAAAAGGCCCCGAAAACAAGATTTTCATGCGTTCGGTGGCTTTTATCAACGTAAGCGATGATGTCAATTCGCCTATTTACAAAGCTGTTCGCAACTCTAACCTCGACCCCATTGCGATGGCTTTTGATGTGAAAGCCGTTCGCAAAGACACCTCAGTAGTGATTGAAGTAACAGACTTTTTTAAAAGCGACAATACCGTTATTTCAATGGCTCCTATCGTTCGTCAGGCTTACAAATTGACGATGATTCAAAACGACCGTACCTACATTCAGAGCATCAAGTCTTTCCCAATCAACACGGAAGTAAAGGTGGTAAAAACCTACGGCGTTACCCCTCCTACCCCAAGTTTTGGACCTTCTACAAGCCCTATTCCTTCGGTCAACTTACCCGCAGGCTCGATTGCAGGGGCAGTGACAATGGAGCTAAACACCTCATTTATTGTTCTACCTGCCGTACCGATGAAACAACGTTTGTTTGACTTACGGGTCGGTTATTTTGCCAATGGTTATACCGTTTATGGCGAAAACTCACAACGCACTGAAGACAAAACGTTTGTAGTTCGTTGGCGTTTGGAACCTAAAAACAAAGCCGACGAAGAGCGTCAGCGCCGTGGTGAGTTGATTGAGCCTAAAAAACCGATTGTTTTCTACATTGACCCTGCTACGCCAAAACAATGGCGTAAATACCTCAAAATGGGGGTTGATGACTGGAACGTAGCTTTTGAAAAAGCAGGATGGAAAAATGCCATCCGTGGCGAAATTTTGGCCGACAACGACACGACCATCAGCATGGAAGACGCGCGCTACTCGGCGATTCGTTATTTTGCTTCGGACATTGAAAATGCCTACGGCCCCAACGTCCACGACCCTCGTACGGGAGAGATTTTGGAAAGCCACATCGGTTGGTACCACAACGTGATGAAACTCCTCAAAAAATGGTACATGACCCAAGCCGCTGCCGCTGACCCACGTGCACGCAAGAATAAATTTGACGATGAATTGATGGGGCAACTCATTCGCTTTGTGTCGTCGCACGAAGTAGGACACACGCTTGGCCTTCGTCACAACTACGGCGCATCAACGGCAACACCCGTTGAGAAACTCCGCGACAAAGAATTTATTACCAAAAATGGCCACACTTCGTCTATCATGGACTACGCTCGTTTCAACTACGTAGCCCAACCCGAAGATGGCGTAACTGACTTTTTCCCTCGCATTGGCGACTACGACATTTGGGCCATTGAGTGGGCATACAAACCCATTTATGACACCAAAACTGCCGAGGAAGATAAGCTTGTTTTGAACAAATGGTACAAAGAAAAAGCCCTTCCCAACCGCCGTTTGTGGTTCTTGACCGAAACCAACCCCTATGACCCTCGTTCACAAAACGAAGACATCGGTGACAACGCCATGTTAGCCAGTGGCTACGGTATCAAAAACCTCCAACGCATTGTGCCTAACCTTATCGAGTGGACCAAGCAAGAAGGAGAAGACTACGAAATGTTGGAAGAAGGGTTCAACGAAGTGGTGACGCAGTTCCGTCGTTATATGGGTCACGTAACCAAAAACGTGGGCGGTATTTACGAAACACCTAAATCAATGGACCAAGAAGGGGCTGTATATGAGCCAACGCCTAAAAAAATGCAAAAAGATGCGGTTGCATTCTTAAATCAGCAACTCTTCAACACGCCTAAGTGGATACTAGACGAAAACATTTTGCGTCGTATTCGTCCTGACATGGGAGTTGATTTTATTTCAAAAATTCAGGAAACTACCCTCAATAGCCTTTTTGCTAGTGACCGCCTCCAACGGATGATTGAGATGACGGAAAAAACGACCGATGCTTACTCAATGGACGAGCTATTTGCCGATGTAAAAGGCGGAGTTTGGGGAGAACTAAAAACGCGCAAAGCAGCTGATGCTCACCGCCGCAACCTTCAAAAAATCTATGTCGAGCGCATGATTGCAACGCTGAATGCACCTGCGGCAGCTGGTTTCCCTACTACTACTCCGATGAAAATGTTTGGCGCAGTGGTAGCTCCTTCGGTGGACATCCGCAAAAACGACGTGCAGTCGATGGTACGGGCGCACTTGACTTCGTTGCAAGGCGAAATTCAAGCGGCACTTCCAACCATTACCGACAAAATGACAAAATACCACCTTCAAGATTGCGTTTTCCGCATTAAGAAGGCATTAGACCCTAAATAG
- a CDS encoding nitrate reductase, with amino-acid sequence MVEIHKTTCCYCGVGCGVLVKKNRDGRISVEGDPEHPSSKGMLCSKGMNLHYTVMDSSDRLLYPQMRWNRQAALQRVTWDTALERAAAVFKTFIDKYGPDSVGFYASGQCLTEEYYVVNKLIKGFIGSNNLDTNSRLCMSSAVVGYKMALGEDSVPCSYEDIELADCFLVAGANPAWNHPIVFRRMEAHKAANPRVKLIVVDPRRTDTARLADLHLQIKPGTDISLLNAIAKGLISRGYIDEPFIKNHTEGFDSFRVKVAERDMREAAKICGISLHDIHQAVEYIGKSKSFISMWAMGFNQSVIGVNKNLALLNLHLITGHIGKPGSGPFSLTGQPNAMGGREVGGLSNLLPAHRNLADPQHRQEVADFWGVPSLNPKPGYSATEMFQALKDGRMKAIWIMCTNPLVSLPNVQLVEEALKAAKFVVVQDVSNRSDTLAYADLVLPAAAWGEKTGTMTNSERRVSYLNKFNEPVGEALPDSEIIVRFAHKMGFGYAFNYPNPAAIYDEHVRLTKGTNVDMSGLSHERLRENGTIQWPVPSIQSSGTPRLFADGQFFTPSRKAQIKTVPDENQSEALSEEFPLVLTTGRIRDQWHTMTKTGRVNKLTQHLPKAFLEIHPADAAERGIKEGNIVVIQNGRGEVQVPAKITTDIRQGVVFLPMHWGKILQSNAARANNLTSDLIDPLSKEPDFKFAAVQVTKFSKPKEKIIVIGAGAAAYKFVTAHRQHNLTDEVHVFSKEPFAFYNRVMLPDYISGAISWDKLLKMPDDERALVHLYEGVSIEQIDRTKKTVTDSQGNTHSYDRLIIATGSRSALPRDYDTSLVGVFTMRTRQDADGLTNYLNQLVSTSAPRHVVVVGGGLLGLELAASLGEIGVKSTIIHRGSRLMNRQLDGTASSLLHEELTDRGIDVFYNDEVKYITGQQHVEGLRLTSGRVLTCDAVILTIGTTPNVEIARKSGLDVQRGIVVNAYLQTSDPAVFAIGEVAEFEGQLFGITAAAEEQAEALCAYLNGDIQSYYRPTLSMNILKMEGLDLCSLGMTEIPANGAGADFEEVIFSDKQKRFYKKCIIQGDKLVGAILFGDKSEFTEYKALIQHQTELSDKRLKLLRSGKSAPALKGKIVCSCNNVGHGNIREAIVAGCHDFQSLCQQTGAGTGCGSCKLEVKAILEDVLVKA; translated from the coding sequence ATGGTAGAAATCCACAAAACCACTTGTTGTTACTGCGGGGTAGGCTGCGGGGTATTGGTCAAAAAAAACCGCGACGGACGCATTTCGGTCGAAGGTGACCCCGAGCATCCTTCGAGCAAAGGAATGCTTTGTTCGAAGGGCATGAACTTGCACTACACCGTCATGGACAGCAGCGACCGCTTGCTATATCCACAAATGCGCTGGAATCGGCAAGCGGCTTTGCAACGAGTGACGTGGGACACAGCCCTTGAGCGGGCAGCGGCCGTTTTTAAGACATTTATTGACAAATACGGCCCCGATTCCGTTGGTTTTTACGCATCGGGGCAATGCCTGACGGAAGAATATTACGTGGTCAATAAGCTCATCAAAGGCTTTATTGGCTCCAACAACTTAGACACCAATTCACGCTTGTGTATGTCATCGGCGGTGGTTGGGTATAAAATGGCTTTGGGCGAAGATTCAGTTCCATGCAGCTACGAGGACATCGAGCTCGCCGATTGTTTCTTGGTGGCAGGGGCCAATCCTGCCTGGAACCACCCCATCGTTTTTCGCCGCATGGAAGCCCACAAGGCCGCCAATCCGCGCGTCAAACTGATTGTCGTTGACCCTCGTCGTACCGATACCGCACGCTTGGCCGACCTGCACTTGCAAATCAAGCCTGGCACTGACATCTCATTACTCAATGCAATTGCCAAAGGATTGATTTCTAGGGGCTACATTGATGAACCTTTCATAAAAAACCATACCGAAGGCTTTGACAGTTTTCGAGTAAAAGTAGCTGAACGCGACATGCGCGAAGCCGCCAAAATTTGCGGCATTAGCCTCCACGATATTCACCAAGCTGTGGAGTACATTGGTAAGTCAAAAAGCTTTATTTCGATGTGGGCGATGGGCTTTAATCAAAGTGTGATTGGGGTCAATAAAAACCTAGCATTGCTCAATTTGCACCTCATTACGGGGCACATTGGCAAGCCAGGCTCTGGGCCATTTTCGTTGACGGGCCAGCCAAATGCGATGGGAGGGAGAGAAGTAGGTGGGCTATCGAATCTCCTACCAGCCCACCGCAACTTGGCTGACCCGCAGCACCGCCAAGAAGTCGCTGATTTTTGGGGAGTACCTTCGCTCAACCCCAAACCAGGCTACTCGGCCACCGAGATGTTTCAGGCCCTCAAAGACGGCCGCATGAAAGCAATTTGGATCATGTGTACCAATCCGCTGGTAAGTTTACCCAACGTACAGCTCGTCGAAGAAGCCCTCAAAGCGGCCAAATTTGTGGTGGTTCAGGATGTTTCCAATCGTTCGGATACCCTTGCTTATGCCGACTTAGTGCTTCCTGCGGCTGCTTGGGGTGAAAAAACGGGCACCATGACCAATTCTGAACGGCGGGTTTCGTACCTCAACAAATTCAACGAGCCCGTTGGCGAAGCCCTTCCCGACAGTGAAATCATCGTACGATTTGCCCACAAGATGGGGTTTGGGTATGCCTTCAATTATCCAAATCCCGCAGCGATTTACGACGAGCACGTTCGCCTCACCAAAGGTACCAACGTGGATATGAGTGGGCTGTCGCATGAGCGTCTTCGTGAGAACGGCACTATCCAATGGCCTGTTCCTTCGATACAATCCAGCGGAACACCTCGGCTGTTTGCAGACGGGCAGTTTTTTACCCCATCTCGAAAGGCTCAAATCAAAACCGTACCCGACGAAAATCAATCAGAAGCCCTTTCTGAAGAATTTCCGTTGGTTCTGACCACGGGGCGGATTCGCGACCAGTGGCACACCATGACCAAGACGGGACGGGTCAACAAACTCACGCAACACCTTCCCAAAGCATTTTTAGAAATACACCCCGCGGATGCAGCCGAGCGAGGCATCAAAGAAGGCAATATCGTCGTTATCCAAAATGGCCGTGGGGAAGTTCAGGTACCTGCCAAAATCACTACTGACATTCGGCAAGGGGTTGTTTTTTTGCCGATGCACTGGGGGAAAATTTTACAAAGCAATGCTGCCCGAGCCAACAACCTCACCAGCGACCTCATAGACCCGCTTTCAAAAGAACCCGATTTTAAATTTGCGGCGGTTCAAGTCACAAAATTTAGTAAACCAAAAGAAAAAATCATCGTGATTGGAGCGGGAGCGGCGGCCTACAAATTTGTCACTGCTCACCGCCAGCATAACCTCACTGATGAAGTTCATGTCTTCAGCAAAGAACCCTTTGCTTTCTACAACCGCGTGATGCTTCCCGACTACATTAGCGGTGCTATATCTTGGGACAAATTGCTCAAAATGCCAGACGACGAACGCGCTTTGGTGCATCTATACGAAGGGGTCAGCATTGAACAAATTGACCGCACAAAAAAAACAGTCACTGATTCTCAAGGGAATACCCATTCCTACGACCGTTTGATTATTGCGACTGGAAGTCGTTCGGCACTTCCTCGCGACTATGATACATCGTTGGTGGGGGTCTTTACCATGCGAACGCGCCAAGATGCCGATGGCCTGACCAACTATTTGAATCAACTTGTGTCAACTTCTGCTCCGCGCCACGTCGTGGTGGTGGGTGGTGGGTTATTGGGCTTAGAATTAGCCGCCTCATTGGGAGAAATTGGCGTCAAATCGACCATTATTCACCGAGGGTCACGGCTTATGAATCGCCAACTGGATGGTACAGCTAGTTCGCTTTTGCACGAAGAACTCACCGACCGAGGCATTGATGTTTTTTACAACGACGAAGTAAAGTACATCACTGGCCAACAACACGTGGAAGGACTTCGCCTTACCTCAGGGCGTGTATTGACTTGCGACGCGGTGATTCTGACCATTGGCACAACGCCCAACGTAGAAATTGCCCGCAAGTCGGGCCTCGACGTACAACGAGGCATTGTGGTCAACGCATACCTTCAAACCTCCGACCCAGCCGTATTTGCCATTGGTGAAGTGGCCGAATTTGAAGGACAACTTTTTGGCATCACCGCTGCCGCCGAGGAACAAGCCGAGGCGCTTTGTGCTTACCTCAACGGCGACATTCAAAGTTACTACCGCCCTACCCTATCCATGAATATCTTAAAAATGGAAGGTTTGGATTTATGTTCTTTGGGGATGACCGAAATCCCTGCCAATGGCGCTGGGGCTGACTTTGAAGAAGTTATTTTTTCAGATAAGCAAAAACGTTTTTACAAAAAGTGCATCATTCAAGGAGATAAACTGGTGGGGGCTATTTTGTTTGGCGATAAATCAGAATTTACTGAATACAAAGCACTGATTCAGCACCAAACCGAACTTTCGGACAAGCGGCTAAAGCTGCTACGAAGTGGCAAAAGTGCCCCTGCATTGAAAGGAAAAATCGTATGTTCTTGCAATAACGTCGGCCATGGTAATATTCGAGAGGCGATTGTAGCGGGCTGCCATGATTTTCAATCACTTTGCCAGCAAACGGGAGCAGGAACAGGCTGTGGCAGTTGTAAATTGGAAGTAAAGGCAATTTTGGAGGATGTGCTGGTCAAAGCTTAA
- a CDS encoding acyl transferase, with protein MPILPNLRNAVRTLTADTFEEVALQVFHYQAVHSPIYRQYLSHLRIRPDQVNRMSLVPFLPIGFFKHHQVVTGTPNIQTVFESSGTTGTQTSRHLVADLGWYDEISTEIFEKSYGSLSDFHLLALLPSYLERNNSSLVYMVQQFIAETQSPVSGFFLHNVDELLATLKKLVQQPDGRKVILWGVTFALLDLAESKYDLSFLKELPELVVMETGGMKGRRREMLREEVHAELTSAFGLENIHSEYGMTELLSQSYSKGDGVFETSRTMRILLRDINDPFSVTDSPQLGMRYGGINVVDLGNLDSCSFLETQDLGRFVGDSSSQFEVIGRFDNSDVRGCNLLI; from the coding sequence ATGCCAATTTTGCCCAATTTACGAAATGCTGTACGAACCTTAACGGCCGATACGTTTGAGGAGGTTGCCTTGCAGGTGTTTCATTATCAGGCGGTTCATAGCCCCATTTACCGTCAGTATCTTTCCCATTTGCGAATTCGCCCCGATCAAGTTAACCGTATGTCGTTGGTTCCGTTTTTGCCGATTGGCTTCTTTAAACACCATCAAGTAGTGACGGGGACCCCCAATATACAAACAGTTTTTGAAAGTAGCGGTACAACTGGAACCCAAACTAGCCGACATTTGGTGGCGGACTTGGGCTGGTATGATGAAATCAGTACCGAGATTTTTGAAAAAAGCTACGGCTCACTTTCTGACTTTCACCTGTTGGCATTGTTACCTTCGTATCTTGAACGAAATAACTCCTCGTTGGTGTATATGGTTCAACAATTTATTGCAGAAACGCAGTCGCCTGTCTCTGGGTTCTTTTTGCATAATGTAGATGAGCTATTAGCAACACTCAAAAAATTAGTACAACAACCCGACGGTCGGAAAGTAATTTTGTGGGGGGTGACGTTTGCATTGTTGGATTTAGCAGAGTCGAAGTACGACCTGTCGTTTTTAAAGGAATTGCCCGAATTGGTGGTAATGGAAACGGGCGGAATGAAGGGACGCCGCCGTGAAATGCTCCGTGAAGAAGTACACGCTGAGCTCACGTCGGCTTTTGGGTTAGAAAACATTCATTCGGAATACGGAATGACGGAGCTTTTGTCACAGTCGTATTCAAAGGGAGATGGGGTTTTTGAGACCTCTCGCACGATGCGAATCCTACTTAGAGATATAAATGACCCTTTCTCTGTAACAGATTCCCCACAGCTTGGAATGAGGTACGGCGGTATCAATGTGGTTGATTTGGGTAACTTAGATTCTTGCTCATTTTTAGAAACCCAAGATTTGGGTCGATTTGTTGGTGATTCCTCTTCCCAATTTGAAGTGATTGGGCGGTTTGATAATTCGGACGTGCGTGGGTGTAATTTGTTGATTTAG
- the rocD gene encoding ornithine--oxo-acid transaminase, with translation MTTELTQTDYLIGLEKRYGAHNYKPVPVVIERGEGVFVWDIEGKRYYDFLSAYSAVNQGHCHPRIVNALTTQAQKLTLTSRAFHNSVLGECEKFLCDYFGYDKVLMMNSGVEGGETALKLTRKWGYLVKGIPQNQAKTVYAAGNFWGRTLAAISSSTDPESTNDYGPFLPGYMIVPYNDLKVLEQTFQADPNIAGFMVEPIQGEAGVVVPDEGYLRGVRELCTKYNVLFIADEVQTGLGRTGKRLACDHEGVKPDILVLGKALSGGVYPVSCVLANDEIMLTIKPGQHGSTYGGNPLAAAVTVAALSVLEDEKLAENAERLGEIFRERMRVIQQKTTLIETVRGKGLLNAIVIATDEESPLAWQICLQLKEKGLLCKQTHGNKIRFAPPLVITETQIHEACDLIEEVILGVEVVES, from the coding sequence ATGACAACCGAACTTACTCAAACCGACTATCTTATTGGCCTTGAAAAGCGCTACGGAGCGCATAATTATAAGCCCGTGCCTGTGGTTATTGAGCGCGGGGAGGGTGTTTTTGTGTGGGACATTGAAGGCAAACGTTATTACGATTTTTTGTCGGCATACAGTGCTGTTAATCAGGGACATTGTCACCCTCGCATTGTAAATGCCTTGACAACACAGGCGCAAAAACTGACGCTGACATCGCGGGCGTTTCATAATTCTGTTTTGGGTGAATGTGAGAAGTTCTTGTGCGATTACTTTGGCTACGACAAGGTGTTGATGATGAATTCAGGGGTAGAAGGCGGAGAAACGGCGCTCAAACTGACCCGTAAGTGGGGGTATTTGGTGAAAGGAATTCCCCAAAACCAAGCCAAAACGGTTTATGCCGCAGGAAACTTTTGGGGACGTACACTCGCGGCCATTTCGTCGTCAACCGACCCCGAAAGTACCAACGATTACGGCCCGTTTTTGCCTGGCTATATGATTGTTCCTTATAACGACTTAAAAGTACTCGAACAAACCTTCCAAGCCGACCCCAACATCGCAGGTTTCATGGTGGAACCTATTCAGGGTGAAGCGGGCGTAGTAGTGCCCGACGAAGGCTACTTGCGGGGAGTGAGAGAATTGTGTACTAAATACAACGTCTTGTTTATTGCCGACGAAGTTCAAACGGGACTTGGGCGTACGGGCAAGCGTCTTGCTTGCGACCACGAAGGCGTGAAACCCGATATTTTGGTATTAGGAAAAGCGCTTTCGGGCGGCGTTTATCCCGTTTCTTGCGTCTTGGCCAACGACGAAATTATGCTCACCATTAAGCCAGGCCAACACGGGTCAACCTACGGTGGAAATCCGTTGGCGGCGGCGGTGACGGTAGCGGCGTTGTCGGTGTTGGAGGATGAAAAATTAGCCGAAAATGCGGAGCGTCTTGGGGAAATATTCCGTGAACGAATGCGGGTAATCCAGCAAAAAACGACCCTGATTGAAACCGTTCGTGGAAAAGGATTGCTAAATGCCATCGTGATTGCGACCGACGAAGAAAGCCCCTTGGCGTGGCAAATTTGCCTCCAACTCAAGGAAAAAGGACTGCTTTGCAAACAAACCCACGGCAATAAAATTCGTTTTGCCCCGCCATTGGTGATTACAGAAACGCAAATCCACGAAGCTTGTGATTTGATTGAAGAAGTGATTTTGGGGGTGGAAGTGGTAGAATCTTAA
- a CDS encoding REP-associated tyrosine transposase, which yields MTFSAKQVLQRIKTCFMGTKRISGSEDERCFFITTSCYQHKFLLLDTQAFNIVLDNFRFYNKRYSARLLGYVLMSNHIHFMLFFEDRNYLSKYLRDFKKYSSLQLRAHISRFYPHILPEILYEYRSQHYKIWDDEFDDVVIYSRKMCEIKLDYMHNNPVKAGLVTEPSGYLFSSAKFYENWKVNIQSELLHYRDVF from the coding sequence GTGACTTTTTCAGCAAAGCAAGTATTACAGAGAATAAAAACTTGTTTTATGGGAACAAAACGAATTTCTGGCTCAGAGGATGAACGCTGTTTTTTCATTACTACCTCCTGTTATCAACACAAGTTCTTATTACTAGATACGCAGGCATTTAATATTGTACTTGACAACTTTCGTTTCTATAATAAACGTTACTCTGCACGACTCTTGGGATATGTGCTAATGAGTAATCATATTCATTTCATGCTATTTTTCGAAGACCGAAATTATTTATCAAAGTACCTTCGAGATTTTAAAAAATATAGCTCCCTGCAACTACGCGCGCACATCTCACGATTTTATCCTCATATTTTACCTGAAATCCTGTATGAATATAGAAGTCAGCATTACAAAATTTGGGACGATGAGTTTGATGATGTAGTAATTTACAGCAGGAAAATGTGCGAAATAAAGCTTGATTATATGCACAACAATCCAGTAAAAGCGGGTCTTGTGACAGAGCCAAGCGGTTATCTATTTTCGAGTGCTAAATTTTATGAAAACTGGAAGGTTAACATCCAATCTGAGCTTTTACATTACAGAGATGTTTTTTAA
- a CDS encoding aminoglycoside 6-adenylyltransferase, translating into MQDTIFQAFIDKVVAVLQESPDMLGLAVAGSWITQEMDAYSDLDLVLVSKTRLSTDPAQMKSVAQRFGNVLSAFTGEHVGEPRVLICLYGNPLLHVDIKFLTPDEFYQRVEDPVVVWERDEILTKIIQQTTSAWPYPDYQWIEDRFWVWIHYGALKIGRGELTEAADFLAFLRIVVLGPLLHIKNGNQPRGVRKVETKLPEADFEALSATVALLDKTSLVTSLNKAIVIYEQTRTVLFDSSVQLNSEAEREVKKYLAAIST; encoded by the coding sequence ATGCAAGACACTATTTTTCAAGCATTTATCGACAAAGTTGTCGCTGTTTTACAAGAATCTCCCGACATGCTCGGCCTAGCGGTAGCGGGTTCTTGGATTACGCAAGAAATGGACGCGTACTCGGATTTGGACTTAGTACTTGTTTCAAAAACGAGGCTCTCGACCGACCCTGCGCAAATGAAATCAGTCGCACAAAGATTCGGCAACGTTCTCTCCGCATTTACGGGTGAACACGTCGGTGAGCCGCGCGTGTTGATTTGTTTGTACGGGAATCCGCTTTTGCACGTTGACATCAAGTTTTTGACACCCGACGAATTTTACCAGCGCGTAGAAGACCCCGTTGTGGTGTGGGAACGGGATGAGATTTTAACAAAAATTATCCAGCAAACGACTTCCGCTTGGCCTTATCCTGATTATCAATGGATTGAAGACCGTTTTTGGGTGTGGATCCACTACGGCGCTCTAAAAATTGGCCGAGGAGAGTTAACGGAAGCTGCTGACTTTCTGGCCTTTTTGAGAATCGTTGTTTTAGGGCCTCTTTTGCACATCAAAAATGGCAACCAGCCCCGTGGCGTACGAAAAGTTGAAACAAAACTCCCCGAAGCTGATTTTGAGGCACTGTCAGCAACTGTCGCCTTATTAGATAAAACGTCGTTGGTAACTTCTTTAAACAAAGCCATTGTTATCTACGAACAAACCCGAACCGTCCTTTTTGACTCGTCTGTTCAGCTTAACAGCGAGGCAGAAAGAGAAGTAAAAAAATACTTAGCAGCTATTTCTACCTAA